One genomic segment of Marinitoga piezophila KA3 includes these proteins:
- a CDS encoding NfeD family protein produces MLEWQFWIILGIIFVILEIITPTFFFLWFGISSFITAILGIFTTNKIITTTFFIILSFILVIFSRKIVRPWLKSSENRKFSLDELENATGIAISDVGKNKSGIVKIFGEEWKAMSDEEIKSGDKIVVLKREGNTLVVKKLS; encoded by the coding sequence ATGCTGGAATGGCAATTCTGGATAATATTGGGGATTATTTTTGTTATTCTTGAAATTATTACACCAACATTTTTCTTTTTATGGTTTGGAATTAGTAGTTTTATTACTGCCATATTAGGAATATTTACAACAAACAAAATAATTACAACCACATTTTTTATAATACTATCCTTTATACTTGTGATTTTTTCAAGAAAAATTGTAAGGCCATGGCTTAAAAGTTCTGAAAATAGAAAATTCAGTCTTGATGAATTAGAAAATGCAACAGGAATTGCAATTTCAGATGTTGGGAAAAATAAATCTGGAATAGTAAAAATTTTCGGTGAAGAATGGAAAGCAATGTCGGATGAAGAAATAAAATCAGGGGATAAAATTGTAGTTTTAAAAAGAGAAGGTAATACATTAGTTGTAAAAAAACTTTCTTGA
- a CDS encoding MBL fold metallo-hydrolase, which yields MEFIIRSKALYTTWVYYKPDRLLFDVGEGISAALGNKIYSIEKIFISHSHVDHIAGLWGFINTRNNAMGSREKGLTIYYPKGSKNIEEYLNFIQRMNKYLRFKLEFITVEHGDIIPLKNNRYLKIFKTRHTPGEKSVGFQILENRKRLKSEYQNLSGNEIKELISKMGKENILEKYTKKLVTISGDSLPVSPDIIEDSDILVHECTFIREKDRKLRNHTSLDEIKKLLTQIKPKKVILYHISSRYTRLIKKTKEELSSEFKDIEFHIVHPEEISII from the coding sequence TTGGAATTTATAATTCGTTCAAAGGCATTATATACTACATGGGTTTATTATAAACCTGATAGGCTTTTATTTGATGTAGGCGAAGGAATAAGCGCTGCGTTAGGAAACAAGATATACAGTATAGAAAAGATATTTATTTCACATTCTCACGTTGATCATATTGCAGGTTTGTGGGGATTTATAAATACCAGAAACAATGCAATGGGAAGTCGAGAAAAAGGGTTAACAATTTATTATCCTAAAGGTTCTAAAAATATAGAAGAATATCTAAACTTTATCCAGAGAATGAATAAATATTTAAGATTCAAACTTGAATTTATTACCGTTGAACATGGTGATATTATCCCTTTAAAAAATAACAGATATTTAAAGATTTTCAAAACAAGGCATACACCAGGCGAAAAATCTGTTGGTTTCCAGATTCTTGAAAACAGAAAACGTTTAAAAAGTGAATATCAAAATCTATCTGGAAATGAAATAAAGGAATTAATAAGTAAAATGGGTAAAGAAAATATATTGGAAAAATATACAAAAAAATTAGTTACTATTAGCGGAGATTCGTTACCTGTATCACCGGATATTATAGAAGATAGTGATATATTGGTACATGAATGTACTTTTATAAGAGAAAAAGATAGAAAATTGCGCAATCATACATCATTAGACGAAATAAAAAAATTATTAACACAAATTAAGCCAAAAAAGGTTATTCTTTATCATATTTCAAGCCGATATACAAGGTTAATTAAAAAAACAAAAGAAGAATTATCCAGTGAATTTAAGGATATAGAGTTTCATATTGTACATCCAGAAGAAATTTCCATAATATAG
- the rplI gene encoding 50S ribosomal protein L9 codes for MKVMLLKDVAKVGKKGEIVKVSDGYGRNYLIPRGLAIEAKEGEIKHVQKIQEVKKEVKQKRKEKMEKLLKQLQEKVYKLKIKCGKNGKLFGAITANDIAKHIKDSTNIDFDKRWFTEKVNIKEVGLYTLTIKLPEGVKGDIKVKIEPLEE; via the coding sequence ATGAAAGTAATGTTATTGAAAGATGTAGCAAAAGTTGGTAAAAAAGGGGAAATAGTAAAAGTTTCTGACGGTTACGGAAGAAACTATTTAATACCAAGAGGACTTGCAATTGAAGCGAAAGAAGGAGAAATAAAACACGTTCAAAAAATACAGGAAGTAAAAAAAGAAGTAAAACAAAAAAGAAAAGAAAAAATGGAAAAATTACTTAAACAACTCCAGGAAAAAGTTTATAAATTAAAAATAAAATGTGGAAAAAATGGAAAATTATTTGGAGCAATTACAGCAAATGATATTGCAAAACATATAAAAGATAGTACAAATATCGATTTTGATAAAAGATGGTTTACAGAAAAGGTTAATATTAAAGAAGTAGGGTTATATACACTAACAATAAAACTTCCAGAAGGTGTAAAAGGAGATATTAAGGTTAAAATAGAACCGTTAGAAGAATAA
- the rpsR gene encoding 30S ribosomal protein S18 gives MAFRRPRRVKKCKLCSQKIEYIDYKNVDLLKDFINEKGKIIPKRLNGNCSKHQRMVKKAIKRARHMALLPFISD, from the coding sequence ATGGCATTTAGAAGACCAAGAAGAGTAAAAAAATGTAAATTATGTTCTCAAAAAATAGAATATATTGATTATAAAAACGTTGATTTATTAAAAGATTTCATTAACGAAAAAGGTAAAATAATTCCAAAAAGATTAAACGGAAATTGTTCAAAACACCAGAGAATGGTTAAAAAGGCAATTAAAAGAGCAAGACACATGGCATTATTACCATTCATTAGTGACTAA
- a CDS encoding single-stranded DNA-binding protein, with protein MSYSFNRVILVGRLTRDPEVRMTTSGDKVANFTLAVDRPNWNNDFNGQKTDFIRVVVFGKKAEFAENYLKKGVLILVEGALRINTWRDQNNNYRERAEVSASTIQFMESKASRDAYITNNFEDNSNIEVIEPTIDEVNDDFDDFSNDEFPQFFPIDDAGTEDDTPPNF; from the coding sequence ATGAGCTATTCATTCAACAGGGTTATACTTGTTGGAAGACTTACAAGAGATCCAGAAGTAAGAATGACAACTTCAGGAGATAAAGTCGCAAATTTCACACTTGCTGTAGATAGACCAAATTGGAATAATGATTTCAACGGTCAAAAAACTGACTTCATAAGGGTTGTTGTTTTTGGAAAAAAAGCAGAATTTGCTGAAAATTACCTCAAAAAAGGTGTTTTGATTCTTGTTGAAGGTGCTTTAAGAATAAATACCTGGAGAGATCAAAACAATAATTATAGGGAAAGAGCAGAGGTTTCAGCTTCCACAATACAATTTATGGAGTCAAAAGCAAGCAGAGATGCATATATAACAAATAATTTTGAAGATAATTCAAATATAGAAGTTATTGAACCGACTATCGACGAAGTAAATGATGATTTTGATGACTTTTCAAATGATGAATTTCCTCAATTTTTCCCAATTGATGATGCGGGAACCGAGGATGATACCCCACCAAATTTTTAG
- the rpsF gene encoding 30S ribosomal protein S6, whose translation MKRIYEVMFIVSPELSEEARNAEVEKVKSWIEEKVGGEIEHWERWGMRKLAYRTHQGYTEGDYAWGIFKAEPDKVNELDGLFRINSQNTFRWQVFRREDLEKAEKNKAKKAEETQEVIVEEPVAADEE comes from the coding sequence GTGAAAAGGATTTATGAAGTTATGTTTATTGTTTCTCCAGAATTATCTGAAGAAGCAAGAAACGCAGAAGTAGAAAAAGTTAAATCATGGATCGAAGAAAAAGTTGGTGGAGAAATTGAACACTGGGAAAGATGGGGTATGAGAAAATTAGCTTACAGAACCCATCAAGGTTATACAGAAGGTGACTATGCTTGGGGAATTTTCAAAGCAGAACCAGATAAGGTAAACGAATTAGACGGTCTTTTCAGAATTAACAGCCAGAACACATTCAGATGGCAGGTATTCAGAAGAGAAGACTTAGAAAAAGCTGAAAAAAACAAAGCAAAAAAAGCTGAAGAAACACAGGAAGTTATTGTTGAAGAACCAGTAGCTGCTGACGAAGAATAA
- a CDS encoding PolC-type DNA polymerase III produces the protein MERIDTQVFVAFDLETTGLKPYLGDRIIEVAAIPIFNGRIKRKYEFHTLVNPNIRIPGEVSQFHKLNNTDIENAPTILEVFPRFKEYVSGTILVSHNARMDMKFLDVAAKESGILPLNNYYIDTLELSKALLETGPYSLEHLSKRFKIYEGKSHRAYDDALMTAKLFLIFIKRFGLKSLSDFIKRWRG, from the coding sequence ATGGAAAGAATAGATACACAGGTTTTTGTTGCTTTTGATCTTGAAACTACCGGGTTAAAACCCTATTTAGGAGATAGAATTATTGAGGTAGCTGCTATTCCTATATTTAATGGGAGAATAAAAAGAAAATATGAATTTCATACATTGGTAAATCCAAATATTAGAATTCCTGGTGAAGTTTCACAGTTCCATAAGCTTAATAATACTGATATAGAAAATGCACCAACTATTTTAGAGGTTTTTCCAAGGTTCAAAGAATATGTCTCAGGTACAATTTTGGTTTCCCATAATGCAAGAATGGATATGAAATTTCTTGATGTTGCTGCAAAAGAAAGCGGTATTTTACCTTTAAACAATTATTATATCGATACTCTGGAATTGTCAAAAGCTTTATTGGAAACAGGCCCATATTCATTGGAACATTTATCAAAACGCTTCAAAATATATGAGGGAAAATCTCATAGAGCATATGACGATGCTTTGATGACTGCAAAATTATTTTTAATTTTTATAAAACGTTTTGGCTTAAAGAGTCTATCTGATTTCATAAAAAGATGGAGGGGATAG
- a CDS encoding PhoH family protein codes for MVKNFVLDTNVLIHDPKAIFNFQDNNVIIPFPVLEEIDNLKTRGERTGAAAREVNRVLDGLRKDGNLRKGVKLENGGCLRILTLEENGFKIPKYLGRKMDDFILMYAMYLKEHDKKHETYLVSKDINIRIKAEAIGIVAQDYLTDRIEYEDYFEGFMELNIEEKLIEKDKININLIENHENISPNTYFDLNNGNYYRYSEKEKALVKLDVSLFTEVFGINPRNREQIFAFDALLNDEIPLVTLVGSAGTGKTLLALAVGLFKVLDEKKYKKLLVSKPVIPVGKDIGFLPGSIQEKMKPWLQPIYDNLDYLFQGKGKKPDEYLEKREILEIEVLSYIRGRSIPEQYMIIDEAQNLTPHEIKTIITRVGENTKIVLTGDPFQIDNPYLGFSSNGLTYVSSKFRESPLAAHVYLLKGERSELASKAAEIL; via the coding sequence ATGGTAAAAAACTTTGTGCTCGACACAAATGTATTAATTCATGATCCAAAAGCTATTTTTAATTTCCAGGACAACAATGTTATTATTCCATTTCCTGTTTTAGAAGAAATTGACAATTTAAAAACACGCGGTGAAAGAACAGGTGCCGCTGCTAGAGAAGTAAATAGAGTATTAGACGGATTAAGAAAAGACGGTAATTTAAGAAAAGGCGTAAAACTCGAAAATGGAGGTTGTTTAAGAATATTAACCCTTGAAGAAAATGGCTTTAAGATTCCTAAATATTTAGGGAGAAAGATGGATGATTTTATTTTAATGTATGCAATGTATTTAAAGGAACACGATAAAAAACATGAAACTTATCTTGTTTCTAAGGATATTAATATTAGAATAAAAGCAGAAGCCATTGGAATAGTGGCTCAAGACTACCTTACAGATCGTATTGAATATGAAGATTATTTTGAAGGATTTATGGAGTTAAATATTGAAGAAAAACTTATTGAAAAGGATAAGATAAATATAAACCTCATTGAAAATCACGAAAACATTTCACCTAACACATATTTTGATCTTAATAATGGCAATTATTATAGATATTCTGAAAAAGAAAAAGCCTTGGTTAAACTTGATGTTTCATTATTTACAGAAGTTTTTGGGATTAATCCGAGAAACAGAGAACAGATTTTTGCATTTGATGCTTTACTAAATGATGAAATTCCACTTGTAACTCTTGTTGGAAGCGCTGGAACCGGAAAGACGTTATTGGCATTAGCAGTGGGACTTTTCAAGGTTTTAGATGAGAAAAAATATAAAAAATTACTTGTTTCAAAACCTGTAATTCCTGTTGGAAAAGATATAGGTTTTTTACCTGGTTCAATTCAAGAAAAGATGAAACCATGGTTGCAGCCTATATACGATAATCTTGATTATTTATTCCAGGGAAAAGGGAAAAAACCCGATGAATACCTTGAAAAAAGAGAAATATTAGAAATAGAGGTTCTTTCATATATTAGAGGAAGATCTATTCCGGAACAATATATGATTATTGATGAAGCTCAAAATTTGACTCCTCATGAAATAAAAACTATAATTACAAGAGTAGGAGAAAATACAAAGATAGTATTAACCGGTGATCCATTCCAGATTGATAATCCATATTTAGGTTTTTCATCAAATGGTCTTACATATGTCTCTTCAAAATTTAGAGAATCTCCTTTAGCTGCTCATGTGTATCTTTTGAAAGGAGAAAGGTCTGAACTTGCATCTAAAGCAGCAGAAATTCTGTGA
- a CDS encoding DUF4911 domain-containing protein has translation MNNSDVLEYDVYVKVKKEDIHLVTYLLESVDNLMNVRNVVENNMMKIICPKDTLDESLKLINSLKEMTDLEVVKIEPNNGEV, from the coding sequence ATGAATAATTCCGATGTTTTAGAATATGATGTATACGTTAAAGTAAAAAAAGAGGATATACATCTTGTCACTTATTTACTTGAGTCTGTTGATAATTTAATGAATGTAAGAAATGTTGTTGAAAACAACATGATGAAAATCATATGTCCAAAAGATACTCTTGATGAATCTTTAAAATTAATAAATTCTTTAAAAGAAATGACTGATCTGGAGGTTGTAAAGATTGAACCCAACAACGGGGAAGTCTAA
- a CDS encoding YqeG family HAD IIIA-type phosphatase: MNPTTGKSNSRKKGIYRIIPIPYENYPSIFEIDYNRLKKLGFKTLLFDYDFTLAPWKQQIDDKTIVLFEKLSNLGFKIAIVSNAPEKRIKHVKEKAGEHIHIYWRMHKPLSIKIKKIFEDLKTTPAETVIIGDLFFTDILLGNRLGLYTILVNPYTYEIDSFFKKIAAFLSKILYYTFFYTLGWLFRMLDHTIPNEFVNDVFEIDYKKLKDKGFKLLIFDFDNTLTTWRNEKLPDEILNLFDNLSKDFKILIASNGKEHRFHNIREELKRYNIDVMGYSLKPFPFKIRKKIKEYNIPPSQCVLIGDQLFTDIIAGNKNNFYTIKVKPISKHERVFTKILRFFEKIAMKSMREKPKV, translated from the coding sequence TTGAACCCAACAACGGGGAAGTCTAATTCCAGAAAAAAAGGGATATATAGAATTATCCCTATACCTTATGAAAATTATCCAAGTATTTTTGAAATTGATTATAACAGATTAAAAAAACTCGGTTTTAAAACTTTACTATTTGATTATGATTTTACTCTTGCTCCTTGGAAACAACAGATTGATGATAAAACTATTGTTTTATTTGAAAAATTATCTAATCTTGGATTTAAGATTGCAATTGTATCAAATGCCCCAGAAAAACGAATAAAACATGTAAAAGAAAAAGCTGGAGAACATATCCATATATATTGGCGTATGCATAAACCGTTATCTATAAAAATTAAAAAAATCTTTGAAGATTTAAAAACAACACCTGCTGAAACTGTGATAATTGGAGATTTATTTTTTACAGATATTTTATTAGGAAACAGATTGGGATTATATACTATTCTGGTTAATCCATATACATACGAAATTGATTCTTTTTTTAAAAAAATTGCCGCTTTTCTTTCTAAAATTTTATATTATACATTTTTTTATACATTGGGGTGGTTGTTTAGAATGCTTGATCATACTATACCAAACGAATTTGTTAACGATGTTTTTGAAATAGACTATAAAAAATTAAAAGATAAAGGTTTTAAACTTTTGATTTTTGATTTTGATAACACATTAACTACCTGGAGAAATGAAAAATTGCCAGATGAGATATTAAATTTATTTGATAATTTATCAAAAGATTTTAAAATTCTAATTGCATCTAATGGTAAAGAGCATAGATTTCATAATATTAGAGAAGAATTAAAAAGATATAATATCGATGTAATGGGATATTCTCTAAAACCTTTTCCTTTTAAGATTAGAAAAAAAATTAAGGAATATAATATTCCTCCATCTCAATGTGTTTTAATTGGTGATCAATTATTTACTGATATAATTGCAGGTAATAAAAATAATTTTTATACAATAAAAGTTAAACCAATTTCAAAGCATGAAAGAGTATTTACCAAAATACTAAGATTTTTCGAAAAGATTGCCATGAAATCAATGAGAGAAAAACCTAAAGTTTAG
- a CDS encoding secondary thiamine-phosphate synthase enzyme YjbQ, with protein MAFDKEVYGNSVKSVTKYLWFNTEKPIEIIHITDEVRDFVKESGIIDGYVMVSAMHLTASVYINDYESGLIEDIKEWLEKLAPQNYPYKHHWTGEVNGHAHLKNLIMHHQIIVPITDGDLDLGPWQEIFYAEFDGQRRKRVILKAFGISK; from the coding sequence ATGGCGTTTGATAAAGAAGTCTACGGAAATTCTGTAAAAAGCGTTACTAAATATTTATGGTTCAATACTGAAAAACCCATAGAAATAATTCATATAACAGATGAAGTCAGAGATTTTGTAAAAGAAAGCGGTATTATTGATGGATATGTAATGGTTTCCGCTATGCATCTTACAGCATCAGTTTATATTAATGATTATGAGTCCGGATTAATTGAAGATATTAAAGAATGGTTAGAAAAATTAGCTCCTCAAAATTATCCATATAAACATCATTGGACAGGTGAGGTCAACGGTCATGCTCATTTAAAGAATCTAATTATGCACCATCAAATAATAGTTCCTATAACAGATGGTGATCTTGATTTGGGACCATGGCAGGAGATTTTTTATGCTGAATTTGACGGACAAAGAAGAAAAAGGGTTATATTAAAAGCTTTTGGAATCTCAAAATAA
- a CDS encoding family 1 glycosylhydrolase, producing the protein MEKVYFYDGFLWGGIFDSYQIEKMNDRTNWDEWQKKGKIKDGTTLKIIEKFQKNLFSETFEISKNIGLNSLMFSIEWAKIYPEMGYINRAKLESYKNFILSLKKEGIEIFLILNHFTFPIWFEEKGGFQNDENLKFLISYTEEIVNEFKDIVDYYIPFYEPLKYIDYAYKKGLYPPGISDEKISEIVKENIIKVYKELYLLIHKNNIYSKVGIIKNTNYDNTFFNVLKNYMDFLGITFYDDKTSGLPRTVQKDDIGNNIYPEKLNIEIPELKKYDKPIVISSIGIADESDIYRSQFLIKTISYIHELLNNNIKIMGYFHKNIFDLFEWEEGFSAEYGLFEFDSINNRINPRHSAKVFSNIVQSNKIPPHLIKYTQ; encoded by the coding sequence ATGGAAAAAGTTTATTTTTATGATGGATTTTTATGGGGTGGAATATTTGATTCTTATCAAATAGAAAAAATGAATGATCGTACAAACTGGGATGAATGGCAGAAAAAAGGAAAAATAAAAGACGGTACTACATTAAAAATCATAGAAAAGTTTCAGAAGAATTTATTTTCTGAAACTTTTGAAATTTCTAAAAATATAGGATTAAATTCCTTAATGTTTTCAATAGAATGGGCAAAAATATATCCTGAAATGGGATATATCAATCGTGCAAAATTAGAAAGTTATAAAAACTTTATCCTATCTCTGAAAAAAGAAGGAATTGAAATATTTTTAATTTTAAACCATTTTACTTTTCCAATCTGGTTTGAAGAAAAAGGTGGTTTTCAGAATGATGAAAATCTTAAATTTTTAATTTCATACACTGAAGAAATAGTAAATGAATTTAAAGATATAGTTGATTACTATATTCCTTTTTATGAACCTTTAAAATATATTGATTATGCGTATAAAAAAGGTTTATATCCTCCGGGGATTAGCGATGAAAAAATTTCTGAAATAGTTAAAGAAAACATAATAAAAGTTTATAAGGAATTATATCTTTTAATACACAAAAATAATATTTATTCCAAGGTCGGAATTATCAAAAATACAAATTATGATAATACTTTTTTTAATGTTTTAAAAAATTATATGGATTTTCTGGGAATTACATTTTACGATGATAAAACATCAGGTTTACCCCGTACAGTTCAAAAAGATGATATTGGAAATAATATTTATCCAGAAAAATTGAATATTGAGATACCAGAATTAAAGAAATATGATAAACCTATTGTAATTTCTTCTATCGGCATTGCTGATGAAAGCGATATTTATCGATCTCAATTTTTGATAAAAACAATTTCCTATATTCATGAGTTATTAAACAATAATATTAAGATTATGGGGTATTTTCACAAAAATATCTTTGATTTATTTGAATGGGAAGAAGGGTTTAGTGCCGAATACGGATTATTTGAATTTGATTCTATAAATAATCGCATAAATCCTCGACATAGCGCTAAAGTTTTTTCCAATATAGTTCAATCGAATAAAATACCACCTCATTTAATCAAATATACTCAATAA
- a CDS encoding ArsR/SmtB family transcription factor, with protein sequence MDNCDLLADIFKALSHPTRLRILKILNNKECNILEISEKLGLTQSSISQHIKILEDVGLIKKEKVGNIVYCELKYPHIFELFDDAKNIIHSELKSAHSIINNE encoded by the coding sequence ATGGATAATTGTGATTTATTAGCAGATATATTTAAAGCTTTATCTCATCCTACAAGATTGAGAATTTTAAAAATATTAAATAATAAAGAATGTAATATTCTTGAGATTTCTGAAAAGCTAGGGCTTACGCAGTCAAGCATATCTCAACATATAAAAATTCTTGAAGATGTTGGTTTAATTAAAAAAGAAAAGGTTGGGAATATTGTATATTGTGAATTAAAATATCCGCATATTTTTGAACTCTTTGATGATGCAAAAAATATTATTCATTCAGAACTTAAAAGTGCACATAGTATTATAAATAATGAATAA
- a CDS encoding NAD(P)/FAD-dependent oxidoreductase has translation MKIAVIGFGAAAVGFLKEIDTSKHEITVFEMNADIYSSSISGIRADGKLFVSSEMGGDLEEILYNKTLQKEIVDYYCKLAETEPEIGSRENLEELQKKFFINGFKLVESEFFHIGTDKLKIFLKNAHEEFSKKGIEFKFNSFVKDIEVNEKILIKYIDRKSREEKKEEFDKVYIAVGRSGFKLIDTLTEKYPDIILSNTKVDLGVRFELPDIVVKELNEALYEFKVKFKSSNGQLVRTFCNNPSGYVVTEKYSDFITVNGHAIHDQKSTNTNFAILVTHSFTKPFNDPNGYGSYIAKLSNILAGGDKIILQTYGDFKKGKRTKKLWKVFPTLNNDEYVLGDLNLVFPSKTSTSLIEFIDNLDKIIPGIADEENLLYGVEVKFYGKKLNNDLFENLKFIGDCSGHTRSIVHATAHGILEARKIAEN, from the coding sequence ATGAAAATAGCAGTTATAGGATTTGGTGCAGCAGCTGTTGGATTTTTGAAGGAAATAGACACATCTAAACATGAAATTACAGTTTTTGAAATGAATGCAGATATTTATTCATCCTCTATTAGTGGAATTAGAGCTGATGGGAAGCTCTTTGTCTCTTCAGAAATGGGAGGAGATTTAGAGGAAATTTTATATAATAAAACATTGCAAAAAGAAATTGTGGATTATTATTGTAAGCTTGCAGAGACAGAACCTGAAATTGGATCTAGAGAGAATCTTGAAGAACTACAAAAGAAATTTTTTATTAACGGCTTTAAACTTGTAGAATCAGAATTTTTTCATATTGGAACAGATAAATTGAAGATTTTTCTAAAAAATGCACATGAGGAATTTTCTAAAAAAGGAATAGAATTTAAATTTAATTCCTTTGTTAAAGATATTGAAGTTAATGAAAAAATATTAATTAAATATATCGATAGAAAAAGTCGTGAAGAAAAAAAGGAAGAGTTTGATAAAGTGTATATTGCAGTTGGAAGGAGTGGATTTAAGCTAATAGATACCTTAACAGAGAAATATCCGGATATAATATTATCGAATACAAAGGTGGATTTAGGAGTAAGATTTGAATTGCCGGATATAGTTGTTAAAGAGCTTAATGAGGCATTATATGAATTTAAAGTGAAATTTAAGTCTTCAAATGGTCAATTGGTAAGAACATTTTGTAATAATCCTTCGGGATATGTTGTTACAGAAAAATACTCTGATTTTATTACTGTAAATGGTCACGCAATACATGATCAAAAATCGACAAATACTAATTTTGCAATTTTGGTAACTCATTCGTTTACAAAACCTTTTAATGATCCAAATGGATATGGTTCATATATAGCAAAATTATCCAATATTTTAGCAGGCGGAGATAAAATAATACTTCAAACATATGGTGATTTTAAAAAAGGAAAAAGAACAAAAAAATTATGGAAGGTATTTCCAACTTTAAATAATGATGAATATGTTCTTGGTGATCTTAATTTAGTTTTTCCAAGTAAGACCTCTACATCATTAATAGAATTTATAGATAATTTAGATAAAATAATTCCTGGAATTGCAGATGAAGAAAATTTATTATATGGAGTAGAAGTAAAATTTTATGGTAAAAAATTAAATAACGATTTATTTGAAAATCTTAAATTTATAGGTGATTGTTCTGGACATACAAGAAGTATAGTTCATGCTACAGCACACGGTATTCTTGAAGCGCGAAAAATAGCAGAAAATTAA
- a CDS encoding HTH domain-containing protein, translating into MDNIELVVKVLSESKEPLKSAEIAEKAGIDKKEVDKAIKKLKKEEKIESPKRCYYTIKK; encoded by the coding sequence ATGGATAATATAGAATTAGTTGTTAAGGTATTATCTGAATCAAAAGAACCTTTAAAATCTGCGGAAATAGCAGAAAAAGCGGGAATTGATAAAAAAGAAGTGGATAAGGCAATAAAGAAATTAAAGAAAGAGGAGAAAATTGAATCTCCAAAGAGATGCTACTATACTATAAAAAAGTAA